From a region of the Cololabis saira isolate AMF1-May2022 chromosome 8, fColSai1.1, whole genome shotgun sequence genome:
- the LOC133448538 gene encoding uncharacterized protein LOC133448538 isoform X2 yields the protein MYFSFIMTACLLCVVLMCFLHEIKAQAFSQPKLMVDRPVITETDLVTLKCQTPASVSVTECYFKTPYKIIYSGSSCTRTLTGTELLSIEQRQSPADIRVRCYYSGRNGGITSKSADSDASTIKINNLLQPELTVNPLEITETHSVTVNCQTPSAVPVDKCYFHFGKGKQARSFSCVTSLTGAELLSFTDQTLPATVDVTCFYLVSHPSPESTMSTIIIRFPQPELVVNPRWITESNSLTLTCMTPSSVSGAECLLYFMKTKTFRTISCVQTLAGADLLGMVQESSPADVQLTCYYTVEQRGARYQSPHSDTCEVHIERLEEKASTTTQIMSTSVTKDFPKGSTGVITFSLTSEYPDTGRTGVITSSLTSEYPDTGLLSSSPMAAAGSPSPSPPAVEPASDFLETCYLRLAAVVGLVVALGIVLLGVTLICSTRRGFAKSERSHNINDPPAAFWTSTIYHSEATLRSKILNYE from the exons ATGTATTTCAGCTTCATCATGACTGCATGTCTGCTTTGTGTAGTCCTTATGT GTTTCCTTCATGAGATCAAAGCACAAG CTTTTTCTCAACCTAAACTGATGGTGGATCGACCCGTGATCACAGAAACGGACTTGGTTACATTAAAGTGTCAGACTCCAGCATCTGTTTCAGTGACTGAGTGTTATTTCAAGACTCCATATAAAATTATCTACAGCGGCTCCTCCTGTACTCGGACACTGACAGGAACTGAACTGCTGTCGATTGAACAAAGACAATCCCCCGCTGACATTAGAGTGAGATGTTATTACAGTGGGAGGAATGGAGGTATTACTTCTAAATCTGCAGACAGTGATGCGTCCACCATCAAAATAAACA ACCTTCTTCAGCCTGAACTGACAGTGAATCCACTGGAGATCACAGAGACACACTCAGTTACAGTAAACTGTCAGACGCCGTCAGCTGTTCCCGTGGATAAGTGTTATTTCCACTTTGGGAAAGGAAAACAGGCCAGAAGCTTCTCTTGTGTGACGAGTCTGACGGGAGCTGAACTGCTGTCTTTCACAGATCAAACTTTACCTGCTACTGTTGATGTTACATGTTTTTACCTTGTGTCTCATCCATCTCCAGAGAGTACCATGTCTACCATCATCATACGAT TTCCTCAACCCGAGCTGGTAGTGAATCCACGGTGGATCACAGAGTCGAACAGTCTCACATTGACCTGTATGACTCCATCATCTGTGTCTGGGGCCGAGTGTCTTTTGTACTTTATGAAGACAAAAACTTTCAGAACCATCTCCTGCGTGCAGACGCTGGCGGGTGCAGATCTTCTGGGGATGGTGCAGGAGAGCTCACCTGCTGATGTTCAACTAACATGTTATTACACTGTAGAGCAGAGAGGAGCACGATATCAGTCTCCACACAGTGATACCTGTGAGGTGCACATAGAAA GACTTGAGGAAAAGGCGTCTACAACTACCCAGATCATGTCAACCAGTGTGACCAAAG ATTTCCCAAAAGGGAGCACTGGTGTGATAACGTTTTCCCTTACTTCAGAATATCCTGATACAG GGAGGACTGGTGTGATAACGTCTTCCCTTACTTCAGAATATCCTGATACAG GCCTGCTTTCAAGTTCACCAATGGCAGCTGCTGGTTCACCATCTCCGTCTCCTCCAGCAGTGGAACCAGCATCAG ATTTTCTAGAAACATGTTACCTGAGGTTGGCGGCAGTGGTTGGTTTAGTAGTGGCTCTGGGCATCGTCTTACTGGGAGTGACGCTCATTTGTTCTACCAGAAGAG GATTTGCAAAGAGTGAACGATCTCACAATATTAAT GATCCACCTGCAGCATTCTGGACTTCTACAATTTACCACAGTGAAGCCACTCTGAGAAGCAAAATTTTAAACTATGAGTGA
- the LOC133448538 gene encoding uncharacterized protein LOC133448538 isoform X3 yields the protein MYFSFIMTACLLCVVLMCFLHEIKAQAFSQPKLMVDRPVITETDLVTLKCQTPASVSVTECYFKTPYKIIYSGSSCTRTLTGTELLSIEQRQSPADIRVRCYYSGRNGGITSKSADSDASTIKINNLLQPELTVNPLEITETHSVTVNCQTPSAVPVDKCYFHFGKGKQARSFSCVTSLTGAELLSFTDQTLPATVDVTCFYLVSHPSPESTMSTIIIRFPQPELVVNPRWITESNSLTLTCMTPSSVSGAECLLYFMKTKTFRTISCVQTLAGADLLGMVQESSPADVQLTCYYTVEQRGARYQSPHSDTCEVHIERLEEKASTTTQIMSTSVTKDFPKGSTGVITFSLTSEYPDTEYPDTGLLSSSPMAAAGSPSPSPPAVEPASDFLETCYLRLAAVVGLVVALGIVLLGVTLICSTRRGGFAKSERSHNINDPPAAFWTSTIYHSEATLRSKILNYE from the exons ATGTATTTCAGCTTCATCATGACTGCATGTCTGCTTTGTGTAGTCCTTATGT GTTTCCTTCATGAGATCAAAGCACAAG CTTTTTCTCAACCTAAACTGATGGTGGATCGACCCGTGATCACAGAAACGGACTTGGTTACATTAAAGTGTCAGACTCCAGCATCTGTTTCAGTGACTGAGTGTTATTTCAAGACTCCATATAAAATTATCTACAGCGGCTCCTCCTGTACTCGGACACTGACAGGAACTGAACTGCTGTCGATTGAACAAAGACAATCCCCCGCTGACATTAGAGTGAGATGTTATTACAGTGGGAGGAATGGAGGTATTACTTCTAAATCTGCAGACAGTGATGCGTCCACCATCAAAATAAACA ACCTTCTTCAGCCTGAACTGACAGTGAATCCACTGGAGATCACAGAGACACACTCAGTTACAGTAAACTGTCAGACGCCGTCAGCTGTTCCCGTGGATAAGTGTTATTTCCACTTTGGGAAAGGAAAACAGGCCAGAAGCTTCTCTTGTGTGACGAGTCTGACGGGAGCTGAACTGCTGTCTTTCACAGATCAAACTTTACCTGCTACTGTTGATGTTACATGTTTTTACCTTGTGTCTCATCCATCTCCAGAGAGTACCATGTCTACCATCATCATACGAT TTCCTCAACCCGAGCTGGTAGTGAATCCACGGTGGATCACAGAGTCGAACAGTCTCACATTGACCTGTATGACTCCATCATCTGTGTCTGGGGCCGAGTGTCTTTTGTACTTTATGAAGACAAAAACTTTCAGAACCATCTCCTGCGTGCAGACGCTGGCGGGTGCAGATCTTCTGGGGATGGTGCAGGAGAGCTCACCTGCTGATGTTCAACTAACATGTTATTACACTGTAGAGCAGAGAGGAGCACGATATCAGTCTCCACACAGTGATACCTGTGAGGTGCACATAGAAA GACTTGAGGAAAAGGCGTCTACAACTACCCAGATCATGTCAACCAGTGTGACCAAAG ATTTCCCAAAAGGGAGCACTGGTGTGATAACGTTTTCCCTTACTTCAGAATATCCTGATACAG AATATCCTGATACAG GCCTGCTTTCAAGTTCACCAATGGCAGCTGCTGGTTCACCATCTCCGTCTCCTCCAGCAGTGGAACCAGCATCAG ATTTTCTAGAAACATGTTACCTGAGGTTGGCGGCAGTGGTTGGTTTAGTAGTGGCTCTGGGCATCGTCTTACTGGGAGTGACGCTCATTTGTTCTACCAGAAGAGGTG GATTTGCAAAGAGTGAACGATCTCACAATATTAAT GATCCACCTGCAGCATTCTGGACTTCTACAATTTACCACAGTGAAGCCACTCTGAGAAGCAAAATTTTAAACTATGAGTGA
- the LOC133448538 gene encoding uncharacterized protein LOC133448538 isoform X1: MYFSFIMTACLLCVVLMCFLHEIKAQAFSQPKLMVDRPVITETDLVTLKCQTPASVSVTECYFKTPYKIIYSGSSCTRTLTGTELLSIEQRQSPADIRVRCYYSGRNGGITSKSADSDASTIKINNLLQPELTVNPLEITETHSVTVNCQTPSAVPVDKCYFHFGKGKQARSFSCVTSLTGAELLSFTDQTLPATVDVTCFYLVSHPSPESTMSTIIIRFPQPELVVNPRWITESNSLTLTCMTPSSVSGAECLLYFMKTKTFRTISCVQTLAGADLLGMVQESSPADVQLTCYYTVEQRGARYQSPHSDTCEVHIERLEEKASTTTQIMSTSVTKDFPKGSTGVITFSLTSEYPDTGRTGVITSSLTSEYPDTGLLSSSPMAAAGSPSPSPPAVEPASDFLETCYLRLAAVVGLVVALGIVLLGVTLICSTRRGGFAKSERSHNINDPPAAFWTSTIYHSEATLRSKILNYE, translated from the exons ATGTATTTCAGCTTCATCATGACTGCATGTCTGCTTTGTGTAGTCCTTATGT GTTTCCTTCATGAGATCAAAGCACAAG CTTTTTCTCAACCTAAACTGATGGTGGATCGACCCGTGATCACAGAAACGGACTTGGTTACATTAAAGTGTCAGACTCCAGCATCTGTTTCAGTGACTGAGTGTTATTTCAAGACTCCATATAAAATTATCTACAGCGGCTCCTCCTGTACTCGGACACTGACAGGAACTGAACTGCTGTCGATTGAACAAAGACAATCCCCCGCTGACATTAGAGTGAGATGTTATTACAGTGGGAGGAATGGAGGTATTACTTCTAAATCTGCAGACAGTGATGCGTCCACCATCAAAATAAACA ACCTTCTTCAGCCTGAACTGACAGTGAATCCACTGGAGATCACAGAGACACACTCAGTTACAGTAAACTGTCAGACGCCGTCAGCTGTTCCCGTGGATAAGTGTTATTTCCACTTTGGGAAAGGAAAACAGGCCAGAAGCTTCTCTTGTGTGACGAGTCTGACGGGAGCTGAACTGCTGTCTTTCACAGATCAAACTTTACCTGCTACTGTTGATGTTACATGTTTTTACCTTGTGTCTCATCCATCTCCAGAGAGTACCATGTCTACCATCATCATACGAT TTCCTCAACCCGAGCTGGTAGTGAATCCACGGTGGATCACAGAGTCGAACAGTCTCACATTGACCTGTATGACTCCATCATCTGTGTCTGGGGCCGAGTGTCTTTTGTACTTTATGAAGACAAAAACTTTCAGAACCATCTCCTGCGTGCAGACGCTGGCGGGTGCAGATCTTCTGGGGATGGTGCAGGAGAGCTCACCTGCTGATGTTCAACTAACATGTTATTACACTGTAGAGCAGAGAGGAGCACGATATCAGTCTCCACACAGTGATACCTGTGAGGTGCACATAGAAA GACTTGAGGAAAAGGCGTCTACAACTACCCAGATCATGTCAACCAGTGTGACCAAAG ATTTCCCAAAAGGGAGCACTGGTGTGATAACGTTTTCCCTTACTTCAGAATATCCTGATACAG GGAGGACTGGTGTGATAACGTCTTCCCTTACTTCAGAATATCCTGATACAG GCCTGCTTTCAAGTTCACCAATGGCAGCTGCTGGTTCACCATCTCCGTCTCCTCCAGCAGTGGAACCAGCATCAG ATTTTCTAGAAACATGTTACCTGAGGTTGGCGGCAGTGGTTGGTTTAGTAGTGGCTCTGGGCATCGTCTTACTGGGAGTGACGCTCATTTGTTCTACCAGAAGAGGTG GATTTGCAAAGAGTGAACGATCTCACAATATTAAT GATCCACCTGCAGCATTCTGGACTTCTACAATTTACCACAGTGAAGCCACTCTGAGAAGCAAAATTTTAAACTATGAGTGA